A DNA window from Myxocyprinus asiaticus isolate MX2 ecotype Aquarium Trade chromosome 45, UBuf_Myxa_2, whole genome shotgun sequence contains the following coding sequences:
- the LOC127435383 gene encoding uncharacterized protein LOC127435383 isoform X2, with product MERRNIFGLLYICSSIFALNDATLSSTIASTNSSNLTTASPNNTSITTGSPNNSNITTASPNNSNITTGSPNNTSITTGSPNNTSITTGSPNNTSITTASLNNTSITTGSPNNTSITTGFPNNTSITTGSPNNTSITTGSPNNTSITTGSPNNTSITTGSPNNTSITTGSPNNTSITTGSPNNSNITTGSPNNSNITTASPNNSNITTGSPNNTSITTGSPNNTSITTGSPNNTSITTASLNNTSITTGSPNNTSITTGFPNNTSITTGSPNNTSITTGSPNNTSITTGFPNNTSITTGSPNNTSITTGSPNNTSITTGFPNNTSITTGSPNNTSITTASLNNTSITAGSPNNTNITTASSNNTNITTASPNSTNITTAFPNNTITTASLNNSNITTASPNNTITTASPNSTNTTTASSNNTNITTASPNSTNITTVSPNNSNITTASLKSTNITTMSPNNSNISTASPKSTSTTTAPVTQFEINFSINDTFKDVYSNLNDPETIKLKDRITSEVSQVYKKRFPNFIRMVILRFRSGSIVTDSVLEFDNNGTRPNVSEVTNTFVQAATNGNFNFTVDLKSVNVSESAVTQNVTSTTAFSSNTTTASPNNSNITTASPNNSNITTASLNNSNITTASLNNSNITTASPNNSNITTASPNNSNITTASPNNSNITTASLNNTNITTASPNNSNITTASLNRTNITTASPISITTSTAPVTQFEINFSIIETFKDVYSNLNDPETIKLKDRITFEVSQVYKKRFPNFVRMVILRFRSGSIVTDSVLEFDNNGTRPNVSEVTNTFVQAVTNGNFNFTVDLKSVNVSESAVTQNVTSTTTFSSNTTTASPNNSNITTASLNRTNITTASPNNSNITTASLNNSNITTASLNRTNITTASLNNTNITTASPNNSNITTASLNNSNITTASPNNSNITTASLNRTNITTASLNNTNITTASPNNSNITTASLNNSNITTASLNNTNITTASLNNSNITTASLNRTNITTASPISITTSTAPVTKFNISFSINETFNAVYSNLNDPETIKLKDRITTGVFKVYKIRFPNFVRMVILRFRSGSIVTDSVLEFDNNGTRPNVSEVKDTFVQAATNGNFNFTVDLKSVNVSESAVTQNVTSTTAFSSNTTTASPNNSNITTASPNNSNITTASPNNSNITTASLNNSNITTASPNNSNITTASLNNTNITTASLNNSNITTASLNNSNITTASPISITTSTAPVTKFNISFSIIETFNAVYSNLNDPETIKLKDRITTGVFKVYKIRFPNFVRMVILRFRSGSIVTDSVLEFDNNGTRPNVSEVKDTFVQAATNGNFNFTVDLKSVNVSESAVTQNVTSTTTFSSNTTTASPNNSNTTTASLNNSNITTASLNNSNTTTASPNNSNITTASLNRTNITTASLNNSNITTASLNNSNITTASPNNSNITTASLNRTNITTASLNNSNITTASLNRTNTTTASLNNSNITTASPNNSNITTASPNNSNITTASLNNSNITTASLNRTNTTTASPISITTSTAPVTKFNISFSIIETFNAVYSNLNDPETIKLKDRITTGVFKVYKIRFPNFVRMVILRFRSGSIVTDSVLEFDNNGTRPNVSEVKDTFVQAATNGNFNFTVDLKSVNVSESAVNVTSDATVSSNTTTASLNNSNTTTASLNNSNTTTASLNNSNTTTASPISTSITTAPVKQFSVTFKIIDTFLNVYSNMSATETIKLANNITSQIMRVYRVRFVNFLRMFIRQFRSGSIVTDSVLEFNNSGTLPNVTEVARTLVQAVKDGNFTFKIDVTSINVTDSSGNTSSRSPVLASMLTALWMTLTSLLLSAVMHL from the exons ATGCAACATTATCTAGCACAATTGCATCTACTAACAGCAGCAACCTCACAACTGCATCTCCTAATAACACCAGCATCACAACTGGATCTCCTAATAACAGCAACATCACAACTGCATCTCCTAATAACAGCAACATCACAACTGGATCACCTAATAATACCAGCATCACAACTGGATCACCTAATAATACCAGCATCACAACTGGATCACCTAATAACACCAGCATCACAACTGCATCTCTGAATAACACCAGCATCACAACTGGATCACCTAATAACACCAGCATCACAACTGGATTTCCTAATAACACCAGCATCACAACTGGATCACCTAATAATACCAGCATCACAACTGGATCACCTAATAATACCAGCATCACAACTGGATCACCTAATAACACCAGCATCACAACTGGATCACCTAATAATACCAGCATCACAACTGGATCACCTAATAATACCAGCATCACAACTGGATCTCCTAATAACAGCAACATCACAACTGGATCTCCTAATAACAGCAACATCACAACTGCATCTCCTAATAACAGCAACATCACAACTGGATCACCTAATAATACCAGCATCACAACTGGATCACCTAATAATACCAGCATCACAACTGGATCACCTAATAACACCAGCATCACAACTGCATCTCTGAATAACACCAGCATCACAACTGGATCACCTAATAACACCAGCATCACAACTGGATTTCCTAATAACACCAGCATCACAACTGGATCACCTAATAATACCAGCATCACAACTGGATCACCTAATAACACCAGCATCACAACTGGATTTCCTAATAACACCAGCATCACAACTGGATCTCCTAATAATACCAGCATCACAACTGGATCACCTAATAACACCAGCATCACAACTGGATTTCCTAATAACACCAGCATCACAACTGGATCACCTAATAACACCAGCATCACAACTGCATCTCTGAATAACACCAGCATCACAGCTGGATCTCCTAATAACACGAACATCACAACTGCATCCTCTAATAACACCAACATCACAACTGCATCTCCGAATAGCACCAACATCACAACTGCATTTCCTAATAAcaccatcacaactgcatctcTGAATAACAGCAACATCACAACTGCATCTCCGAATAAcaccatcacaactgcatctcCTAATAGCACCAACACCACAACTGCATCTTCTAATAACACCAACATCACAACTGCATCTCCTAATAGCACCAACATCACAACTGTATCTCCAAATAACAGCAACATCACAACTGCATCTCTGAAAAGCACCAACATCACAACTATGTCTCCTAATAACAGCAACATATCAACTGCATCTCCTAAAAGCACCAGCACCACAACTGCACCTGTTacacagtttgaaataaatttcaGCATTAATGACACATTCAAGGATGTCTACTCAAATTTGAATGATCCTGAAACTATAAAGCTGAAAGATCGCATCACCTCTGAG GTTTCCCAAGTTTACAAGAAGCGTTTTCCAAACTTTATTCGCATGGTTATTCTGCGATTCAG GAGCGGCTCCATTGTGACAGATAGTGTCCTTGAATTTGATAACAATGGCACTCGCCCTAACGTGTCAGAAGTGACAAACACCTTTGTTCAGGCAGCTACAAATGGAAACTTCAACTTCACGGTTGATCTGAAATCTGTCAATGTTTCAGAATCTGCTG TAACCCAGAATGTGACCTCAACTACAGCATTCTCTAGCAACACCACAACTGCATCACCTAATAACAGCAACATCACAACTGCATCTCCGAATAACAGCAACATCACAACTGCATCTCTGAATAACAGCAACATCACAACTGCATCTCTGAATAACAGCAACATCACAACTGCATCTCCGAATAACAGCAACATCACAACTGCATCTCCGAATAACAGCAACATCACAACTGCATCTCCGAATAACAGCAACATCACAACTGCATCTCTGAATAACACCAACATCACAACTGCATCTCCGAATAACAGCAACATCACAACTGCATCTCTGAATAGAACCAACATCACAACTGCATCTCCTATTAGCATCACCACTTCAACTGCACCTGTTacacagtttgaaataaatttcaGCATTATTGAAACATTCAAGGATGTCTACTCAAATTTGAATGATCCTGAAACTATAAAGCTGAAAGATCGCATCACCTTTGAG GTTTCCCAAGTTTACAAGAAGCGTTTTCCAAACTTTGTTCGAATGGTTATTCTGCGATTCAG GAGCGGCTCCATTGTGACAGATAGTGTCCTTGAATTTGACAACAATGGCACTCGCCCTAATGTGTCAGAAGTGACAAACACCTTCGTTCAGGCAGTTACAAATGGAAACTTCAACTTCACAGTTGATCTGAAATCTGTCAATGTTTCAGAATCTGCTG TAACCCAGAATGTGACCTCAACTACAACATTCTCTAGCAACACCACAACTGCATCACCTAATAACAGCAACATCACAACTGCATCTCTGAATAGAACCAACATCACAACTGCATCTCCGAATAACAGCAACATCACAACTGCATCTCTGAATAACAGCAACATCACAACTGCATCTCTGAATAGAACCAACATCACAACTGCATCTCTGAATAACACCAACATCACAACTGCATCTCCGAATAACAGCAACATCACAACTGCATCTCTGAATAACAGCAACATCACAACTGCATCTCCGAATAACAGCAACATCACAACTGCATCTCTGAATAGAACCAACATCACAACTGCATCTCTGAATAACACCAACATCACAACTGCATCTCCGAATAACAGCAACATCACAACTGCATCTCTGAATAACAGCAACATCACAACTGCATCTCTGAATAACACCAACATCACAACTGCATCTCTGAATAACAGCAACATCACAACTGCATCTCTGAATAGAACCAACATCACAACTGCATCTCCTATTAGCATCACCACTTCAACTGCACCTGTTACAAAGTTTAATATAAGTTTCAGCATTAATGAAACATTCAATGCTGTCTACTCAAATTTGAATGATCCTGAAACCATAAAGCTGAAAGATCGCATCACCACTGGG GTTTTCAAAGTTTACAAGATCCGTTTTCCAAACTTTGTTCGCATGGTTATTCTGCGATTCAG GAGCGGCTCCATTGTGACAGATAGTGTCCTTGAATTTGACAACAATGGCACTCGCCCTAACGTGTCAGAAGTTAAAGACACCTTCGTTCAGGCAGCTACAAATGGAAACTTCAACTTCACGGTTGATCTGAAATCTGTCAATGTTTCAGAATCTGCTG TAACCCAGAATGTGACCTCAACTACAGCATTCTCTAGCAACACCACAACTGCATCACCTAATAACAGCAACATCACAACTGCATCACCTAATAACAGCAACATCACAACTGCATCACCTAATAACAGCAACATCACAACTGCATCTCTGAATAACAGCAACATCACAACTGCATCTCCGAATAACAGCAACATCACAACTGCATCTCTGAATAACACCAACATCACAACTGCATCTCTGAATAACAGCAACATCACAACTGCATCTCTGAATAACAGCAACATCACAACTGCATCTCCTATTAGCATCACCACTTCAACTGCACCTGTTACAAAGTTTAATATAAGTTTCAGCATTATTGAAACATTCAATGCTGTCTACTCAAATTTGAATGATCCTGAAACCATAAAGCTGAAAGATCGCATCACCACTGGG GTTTTCAAAGTTTACAAGATCCGTTTTCCAAACTTTGTTCGTATGGTTATTCTGCGATTCAG GAGCGGCTCCATTGTGACAGATAGTGTCCTTGAATTTGATAACAATGGCACTCGCCCTAATGTGTCAGAAGTTAAAGACACCTTCGTTCAGGCAGCTACAAATGGAAACTTCAACTTCACAGTTGATCTGAAATCTGTCAATGTTTCAGAATCTGCTG TAACCCAGAATGTGACCTCAACTACAACATTCTCTAGCAACACCACAACTGCATCACCTAATAACAGCAACACCACAACTGCATCTCTGAATAACAGCAACATCACAACTGCATCTCTGAATAACAGCAACACCACAACTGCATCTCCGAATAACAGCAACATCACAACTGCATCTCTGAATAGAACCAACATCACAACTGCATCTCTGAATAACAGCAACATCACAACTGCATCTCTGAATAACAGCAACATCACAACTGCATCTCCGAATAACAGCAACATCACAACTGCATCTCTGAATAGAACCAACATCACAACTGCATCTCTGAATAACAGCAACATCACAACTGCATCTCTGAATAGAACCAACACCACAACTGCATCTCTGAATAATAGCAACATCACAACTGCATCTCCGAATAACAGCAACATCACAACTGCATCTCCGAATAACAGCAACATCACAACTGCATCTCTGAATAACAGCAACATCACAACTGCATCTCTGAATAGAACCAACACCACAACTGCATCTCCTATTAGCATCACCACTTCAACTGCACCTGTTACAAAGTTTAATATAAGTTTCAGCATTATTGAAACATTCAATGCTGTCTACTCAAATTTGAATGATCCTGAAACCATAAAGCTGAAAGATCGCATCACCACTGGG GTTTTCAAAGTTTACAAGATCCGTTTTCCAAACTTTGTTCGTATGGTTATTCTGCGATTCAG GAGCGGCTCCATTGTGACAGATAGTGTCCTTGAATTTGATAACAATGGCACTCGCCCTAATGTGTCAGAAGTTAAAGACACCTTCGTTCAGGCAGCTACAAATGGAAACTTCAACTTCACGGTTGATCTGAAATCTGTCAATGTTTCAGAATCTGCTG TGAATGTGACTTCAGATGCAACAGTCTCTAGCAACACCACAACTGCATCTCTGAATAACAGCAACACCACAACTGCATCTCTGAATAACAGCAACACCACAACTGCATCTCTGAATAACAGCAACACCACAACTGCATCTCCAATTAGCACCAGTATCACAACTGCACCTGTTAAACAGTTTAGCGTAACTTTCAAAATTATTGATACATTCCTGAATGTCTACTCCAATATGAGCGCTACTGAAACCATAAAGCTGGCAAATAACATAACCTCTCag ATTATGCGAGTTTACAGGGTCCGTTTTGTGAACTTCCTTCGTATGTTTATTCGGCAATTCAG GAGTGGCTCCATTGTGACAGACAGTGTCCTTGAATTTAACAACAGCGGCACTCTCCCTAATGTGACTGAAGTGGCAAGAACTCTTGTTCAGGCAGTTAAAGATGGAAATTTCACCTTCAAAATTGATGTTACCTCCATCAATGTTACAGACTCCTCAGGGAACACTT CTTCTAGGTCTCCAGTCTTGGCCAGTATGCTCACAGCTTTGTGGATGACCCTCACATCACTTCTTTTGTCAGCTGTAATGCACCTCTGA
- the LOC127435383 gene encoding putative uncharacterized protein DDB_G0282133 isoform X6: MERRNIFGLLYICSSIFALNDATLSSTIASTNSSNLTTASPNNTSITTGSPNNSNITTASPNNSNITTGSPNNTSITTGSPNNTSITTGSPNNTSITTASLNNTSITTGSPNNTSITTGFPNNTSITTGSPNNTSITTGSPNNTSITTGSPNNTSITTGSPNNTSITTGSPNNTSITTGSPNNSNITTGSPNNSNITTASPNNSNITTGSPNNTSITTGSPNNTSITTGSPNNTSITTASLNNTSITTGSPNNTSITTGFPNNTSITTGSPNNTSITTGSPNNTSITTGFPNNTSITTGSPNNTSITTGSPNNTSITTGFPNNTSITTGSPNNTSITTASLNNTSITAGSPNNTNITTASSNNTNITTASPNSTNITTAFPNNTITTASLNNSNITTASPNNTITTASPNSTNTTTASSNNTNITTASPNSTNITTVSPNNSNITTASLKSTNITTMSPNNSNISTASPKSTSTTTAPVTQFEINFSINDTFKDVYSNLNDPETIKLKDRITSEVSQVYKKRFPNFIRMVILRFRSGSIVTDSVLEFDNNGTRPNVSEVTNTFVQAATNGNFNFTVDLKSVNVSESAVTQNVTSTTTFSSNTTTASPNNSNITTASLNRTNITTASPNNSNITTASLNNSNITTASLNRTNITTASLNNTNITTASPNNSNITTASLNNSNITTASPNNSNITTASLNRTNITTASLNNTNITTASPNNSNITTASLNNSNITTASLNNTNITTASLNNSNITTASLNRTNITTASPISITTSTAPVTKFNISFSINETFNAVYSNLNDPETIKLKDRITTGVFKVYKIRFPNFVRMVILRFRSGSIVTDSVLEFDNNGTRPNVSEVKDTFVQAATNGNFNFTVDLKSVNVSESAVTQNVTSTTAFSSNTTTASPNNSNITTASPNNSNITTASPNNSNITTASLNNSNITTASPNNSNITTASLNNTNITTASLNNSNITTASLNNSNITTASPISITTSTAPVTKFNISFSIIETFNAVYSNLNDPETIKLKDRITTGVFKVYKIRFPNFVRMVILRFRSGSIVTDSVLEFDNNGTRPNVSEVKDTFVQAATNGNFNFTVDLKSVNVSESAVTQNVTSTTTFSSNTTTASPNNSNTTTASLNNSNITTASLNNSNTTTASPNNSNITTASLNRTNITTASLNNSNITTASLNNSNITTASPNNSNITTASLNRTNITTASLNNSNITTASLNRTNTTTASLNNSNITTASPNNSNITTASPNNSNITTASLNNSNITTASLNRTNTTTASPISITTSTAPVTKFNISFSIIETFNAVYSNLNDPETIKLKDRITTGVFKVYKIRFPNFVRMVILRFRSGSIVTDSVLEFDNNGTRPNVSEVKDTFVQAATNGNFNFTVDLKSVNVSESAVNVTSDATVSSNTTTASLNNSNTTTASLNNSNTTTASLNNSNTTTASPISTSITTAPVKQFSVTFKIIDTFLNVYSNMSATETIKLANNITSQIMRVYRVRFVNFLRMFIRQFRSGSIVTDSVLEFNNSGTLPNVTEVARTLVQAVKDGNFTFKIDVTSINVTDSSGNTSSRSPVLASMLTALWMTLTSLLLSAVMHL; encoded by the exons ATGCAACATTATCTAGCACAATTGCATCTACTAACAGCAGCAACCTCACAACTGCATCTCCTAATAACACCAGCATCACAACTGGATCTCCTAATAACAGCAACATCACAACTGCATCTCCTAATAACAGCAACATCACAACTGGATCACCTAATAATACCAGCATCACAACTGGATCACCTAATAATACCAGCATCACAACTGGATCACCTAATAACACCAGCATCACAACTGCATCTCTGAATAACACCAGCATCACAACTGGATCACCTAATAACACCAGCATCACAACTGGATTTCCTAATAACACCAGCATCACAACTGGATCACCTAATAATACCAGCATCACAACTGGATCACCTAATAATACCAGCATCACAACTGGATCACCTAATAACACCAGCATCACAACTGGATCACCTAATAATACCAGCATCACAACTGGATCACCTAATAATACCAGCATCACAACTGGATCTCCTAATAACAGCAACATCACAACTGGATCTCCTAATAACAGCAACATCACAACTGCATCTCCTAATAACAGCAACATCACAACTGGATCACCTAATAATACCAGCATCACAACTGGATCACCTAATAATACCAGCATCACAACTGGATCACCTAATAACACCAGCATCACAACTGCATCTCTGAATAACACCAGCATCACAACTGGATCACCTAATAACACCAGCATCACAACTGGATTTCCTAATAACACCAGCATCACAACTGGATCACCTAATAATACCAGCATCACAACTGGATCACCTAATAACACCAGCATCACAACTGGATTTCCTAATAACACCAGCATCACAACTGGATCTCCTAATAATACCAGCATCACAACTGGATCACCTAATAACACCAGCATCACAACTGGATTTCCTAATAACACCAGCATCACAACTGGATCACCTAATAACACCAGCATCACAACTGCATCTCTGAATAACACCAGCATCACAGCTGGATCTCCTAATAACACGAACATCACAACTGCATCCTCTAATAACACCAACATCACAACTGCATCTCCGAATAGCACCAACATCACAACTGCATTTCCTAATAAcaccatcacaactgcatctcTGAATAACAGCAACATCACAACTGCATCTCCGAATAAcaccatcacaactgcatctcCTAATAGCACCAACACCACAACTGCATCTTCTAATAACACCAACATCACAACTGCATCTCCTAATAGCACCAACATCACAACTGTATCTCCAAATAACAGCAACATCACAACTGCATCTCTGAAAAGCACCAACATCACAACTATGTCTCCTAATAACAGCAACATATCAACTGCATCTCCTAAAAGCACCAGCACCACAACTGCACCTGTTacacagtttgaaataaatttcaGCATTAATGACACATTCAAGGATGTCTACTCAAATTTGAATGATCCTGAAACTATAAAGCTGAAAGATCGCATCACCTCTGAG GTTTCCCAAGTTTACAAGAAGCGTTTTCCAAACTTTATTCGCATGGTTATTCTGCGATTCAG GAGCGGCTCCATTGTGACAGATAGTGTCCTTGAATTTGATAACAATGGCACTCGCCCTAATGTGTCAGAAGTGACAAACACCTTCGTTCAGGCAGCTACAAATGGAAACTTCAACTTCACAGTTGATCTGAAATCTGTCAATGTTTCAGAATCTGCTG TAACCCAGAATGTGACCTCAACTACAACATTCTCTAGCAACACCACAACTGCATCACCTAATAACAGCAACATCACAACTGCATCTCTGAATAGAACCAACATCACAACTGCATCTCCGAATAACAGCAACATCACAACTGCATCTCTGAATAACAGCAACATCACAACTGCATCTCTGAATAGAACCAACATCACAACTGCATCTCTGAATAACACCAACATCACAACTGCATCTCCGAATAACAGCAACATCACAACTGCATCTCTGAATAACAGCAACATCACAACTGCATCTCCGAATAACAGCAACATCACAACTGCATCTCTGAATAGAACCAACATCACAACTGCATCTCTGAATAACACCAACATCACAACTGCATCTCCGAATAACAGCAACATCACAACTGCATCTCTGAATAACAGCAACATCACAACTGCATCTCTGAATAACACCAACATCACAACTGCATCTCTGAATAACAGCAACATCACAACTGCATCTCTGAATAGAACCAACATCACAACTGCATCTCCTATTAGCATCACCACTTCAACTGCACCTGTTACAAAGTTTAATATAAGTTTCAGCATTAATGAAACATTCAATGCTGTCTACTCAAATTTGAATGATCCTGAAACCATAAAGCTGAAAGATCGCATCACCACTGGG GTTTTCAAAGTTTACAAGATCCGTTTTCCAAACTTTGTTCGCATGGTTATTCTGCGATTCAG GAGCGGCTCCATTGTGACAGATAGTGTCCTTGAATTTGACAACAATGGCACTCGCCCTAACGTGTCAGAAGTTAAAGACACCTTCGTTCAGGCAGCTACAAATGGAAACTTCAACTTCACGGTTGATCTGAAATCTGTCAATGTTTCAGAATCTGCTG TAACCCAGAATGTGACCTCAACTACAGCATTCTCTAGCAACACCACAACTGCATCACCTAATAACAGCAACATCACAACTGCATCACCTAATAACAGCAACATCACAACTGCATCACCTAATAACAGCAACATCACAACTGCATCTCTGAATAACAGCAACATCACAACTGCATCTCCGAATAACAGCAACATCACAACTGCATCTCTGAATAACACCAACATCACAACTGCATCTCTGAATAACAGCAACATCACAACTGCATCTCTGAATAACAGCAACATCACAACTGCATCTCCTATTAGCATCACCACTTCAACTGCACCTGTTACAAAGTTTAATATAAGTTTCAGCATTATTGAAACATTCAATGCTGTCTACTCAAATTTGAATGATCCTGAAACCATAAAGCTGAAAGATCGCATCACCACTGGG GTTTTCAAAGTTTACAAGATCCGTTTTCCAAACTTTGTTCGTATGGTTATTCTGCGATTCAG GAGCGGCTCCATTGTGACAGATAGTGTCCTTGAATTTGATAACAATGGCACTCGCCCTAATGTGTCAGAAGTTAAAGACACCTTCGTTCAGGCAGCTACAAATGGAAACTTCAACTTCACAGTTGATCTGAAATCTGTCAATGTTTCAGAATCTGCTG TAACCCAGAATGTGACCTCAACTACAACATTCTCTAGCAACACCACAACTGCATCACCTAATAACAGCAACACCACAACTGCATCTCTGAATAACAGCAACATCACAACTGCATCTCTGAATAACAGCAACACCACAACTGCATCTCCGAATAACAGCAACATCACAACTGCATCTCTGAATAGAACCAACATCACAACTGCATCTCTGAATAACAGCAACATCACAACTGCATCTCTGAATAACAGCAACATCACAACTGCATCTCCGAATAACAGCAACATCACAACTGCATCTCTGAATAGAACCAACATCACAACTGCATCTCTGAATAACAGCAACATCACAACTGCATCTCTGAATAGAACCAACACCACAACTGCATCTCTGAATAATAGCAACATCACAACTGCATCTCCGAATAACAGCAACATCACAACTGCATCTCCGAATAACAGCAACATCACAACTGCATCTCTGAATAACAGCAACATCACAACTGCATCTCTGAATAGAACCAACACCACAACTGCATCTCCTATTAGCATCACCACTTCAACTGCACCTGTTACAAAGTTTAATATAAGTTTCAGCATTATTGAAACATTCAATGCTGTCTACTCAAATTTGAATGATCCTGAAACCATAAAGCTGAAAGATCGCATCACCACTGGG GTTTTCAAAGTTTACAAGATCCGTTTTCCAAACTTTGTTCGTATGGTTATTCTGCGATTCAG GAGCGGCTCCATTGTGACAGATAGTGTCCTTGAATTTGATAACAATGGCACTCGCCCTAATGTGTCAGAAGTTAAAGACACCTTCGTTCAGGCAGCTACAAATGGAAACTTCAACTTCACGGTTGATCTGAAATCTGTCAATGTTTCAGAATCTGCTG TGAATGTGACTTCAGATGCAACAGTCTCTAGCAACACCACAACTGCATCTCTGAATAACAGCAACACCACAACTGCATCTCTGAATAACAGCAACACCACAACTGCATCTCTGAATAACAGCAACACCACAACTGCATCTCCAATTAGCACCAGTATCACAACTGCACCTGTTAAACAGTTTAGCGTAACTTTCAAAATTATTGATACATTCCTGAATGTCTACTCCAATATGAGCGCTACTGAAACCATAAAGCTGGCAAATAACATAACCTCTCag ATTATGCGAGTTTACAGGGTCCGTTTTGTGAACTTCCTTCGTATGTTTATTCGGCAATTCAG GAGTGGCTCCATTGTGACAGACAGTGTCCTTGAATTTAACAACAGCGGCACTCTCCCTAATGTGACTGAAGTGGCAAGAACTCTTGTTCAGGCAGTTAAAGATGGAAATTTCACCTTCAAAATTGATGTTACCTCCATCAATGTTACAGACTCCTCAGGGAACACTT CTTCTAGGTCTCCAGTCTTGGCCAGTATGCTCACAGCTTTGTGGATGACCCTCACATCACTTCTTTTGTCAGCTGTAATGCACCTCTGA